CACTCTGCTTAAGAAATATCTGGTTGACATGCGTTCCTAGTTATTGTTGGCATTTGATCGAGTCATTTTTTGTGGATTGTATAATCTTCATATGTCAAATTCATGTGCTCAACAAATTTCAACCATTGGAAAATATTGAAAGGGAGAAATATATCAATTACTTCCATACAACTTCAGGTGTTATTGAGTTTTAACGAGTGGATTGATTTTTGCTCAGTTGCCTTGTATATGAATTAAAGCGTGTTTGGTATTTGTTTGCTTGTGTTGGCTGgaagcttctctctctctctcaaaagaGGATAGATAATGGTTCCCCATTTTCCCCCCCTTCATGATTCGAACCCCCTGCCTAATGGTTAtaggggaagcgtcttaccaactgaGCAGCAGTTCATTGTCTGTGTTGGCTGGAAGTTTACCCTGACTGGATTACAGtttttatgtctttaaatttacaCAATACATATATTACGCTATGTGAACTATCTTATGTCAGCTATTCATATTTTTTCCTTCctcctttttttccttttcctaaAACTTTTTGTATCTTAGTAATGTATTTTCTTCTTTTGTGCTAAATCTTATACTTTGCAGGTTCTCTGTCTTATTTGATATTTGTGTTGGTTATCTTGCAGTGCTGTTGCTTGGTGTGGGAAGTTGAATTGCATTGCCTGTGCATCAGAAACCTGTGCAAGAATTCCGAGGTTATAGCATAAATTGTTATTTTTGCACTGCCTTTTTGTGCATCTCAGTTGCATCACATAAGTATTCAATGCAGTACTTTCTTGAAGTTCTTCACCCACCAGTTAATCGAATTGTCAGttgttttatattttctatattcTGGATTGATATAATTGAGCATGCCATGTATAGAAAAGACACTTGGATCttactttattttgttttctgtGTATCTACTAAAATTGACAATATGGAGCTTTGTGGAGTGGTGCCCCCCCGCTCTTTGGCAGTTTTACCAGTGATGATTCAAGTTCCAGAAAATTAGGAGCCATCCACCctttttttatgtttgtttgttaGCAAATGCTTCTCTCTATGTGTTCCAGATCTTATTCAGTATTATTGTAGTTGGTCGCAATCATTTTGTATAGTCAGTATTATATTGATCTTGCACTTTTTATGGCTAGTGTAAACATCTACTGAACAATATTGTCTATCCAGAATGTGTTGCTCATTTTCCTAGTAACGCATTAAGTATGTGCTTCCTCTCTCAATTTTGTGCAAATGTCTGTTCTCTGTTCTATATATACTTCTAGACTATATAATATGACCCACAATGTTGATGAGTTTGTAACTGCTGATGGTTGGAACTGTGTATGCTTTGTGCTGACCAattattcattatatttttcGTTGTAGTTCAACTGCCAATCCTCCATTTTGGATCCCTATACATATAGTCATACCAGAGCGACCTACTGAATGTACAGTTTTTAATGTCATTGCAGGTATTGTCTCCGACTTGGCATTTTCAttataattttgatatataGTGAAGAAAATCATCTTCATTTTGCATCAATATGATATTTCattcttttatatatacatatatatagggatgagtTATACtgagaatgctatctttcgtgagaaatgagaatgattgcataagctagtatatagtgttgcataagctgcaGTATAATACTGCATAAATTTTTTACcctggttcgaatcctggagggagcgaaaattttatctaattaatagAATTTCGTTATACAGTCATTTCAAGCAGCTTATGCAAATTACAAGCATTTTATGCAACATATATGCtggcttatgcaatcattctccaTTCTCACCACATTTGCCCATTCTCATCTGAtcttctccatatatatatatatatatatatagtttctGGGTATTATTCATCTTTATAATAGTGAGAGTTTCAAGATGACTTAGACATTGCTGTTATTGAGACAAATTGGTATCCTACTGCTTATTTGAAACGGATGCTATTACATTGTATTCCAACTAGATTGTTGGTTGATCCTTTTTGGTTGACAGATTCGCCTCGGGACTCTGTTCAATTCATTGAGTGGTCGCCTACTTCATGTCCCCGTGCACTGCTCATAGCTAATTTCCATGGCCGGATAACCATTTGGACTCAGCCTTCCCAGGTATACTGATCTTGAGTCTGCTTGAAAATTAGTGGCCTTTGTCTCAGTTGTAGAACTTGATTGTGACTGACCATGCATTTTTCTTGGAGCAGTTATCATCTCCCGTAGATCCTGATTCCTGAGAAAGAATATATTTTCTGACTCCTCATTTGCATTGCAATCCTTTTGGTTTGGATTTCAGGGACCTGCAAATCTTGTAAAAGAAGCTAGTTGCTGGCAGCTGGAATATGAGTGGCGCCAGGATATTGCAGTTGTTACGAAGTGGCTCTCAGGAGCTTCTCCTGTATGTAGATCTTTGATCATCTTGCATGTGGAGAGCAAATGAGGGAAATATATTATGACTGTCATGCTAACCTTTGTTTGTTGCAAAATTAGTATAGGAGGCTCTCAGCTAGATCCAGTGGTTCCACAAAGTCTACATTTGAGGAGAAATTCCTTTCGCAGCAACCACATGCTCCAGGTTCATCTTTTCTTGCATGCTTTCTTCTACGTAATAAGTTGTTTTCTTTGGGTTTTATGGctctgtaattttttttttcgttcatCATTTTCTCATCTTGGCTTTTTTGCAGGATATAGATAGTTAAATGTTTATATTCAGATACTTCTTCTTTGCTTGTTCATAATTTACTCTATAGTTAACTGAAAGTAGCTGATGATATTATATTCGTAACAATTTTCAGACAACCTATGCATTCTTATCTAAAAGGGCTCCTTTATGAGTTATTCTCAATCTTTAATCTTTGGTCTGCTTCAAGCAGTAAGGAAAATGATGGAGGATATTCAGAACCTGATGTAGATTAAGTTTCCCCTATTTTATATAAGCAATGCAATCTTAAGCAGGTAGAATGATAGTTAGTGCCAGTTGTTCTGCTGACAATATCCATTGCTTCAGAAAAATGAACTCTTGTTAGAAAAAACAGCAATTGGAGAATACTCATCATGATTTGTACTGTCTATTATAATCCATTATCCAAGTGTAGTTAAGAATAAGATATCTTCCTTGACCAGTCTTGTTTCTAGAAATACATCTGAGCAATTTTCCTTGCATCTGGTGACAGCTGGTTGGCCAAATTTTCTTTGTGTTTGCTCTGTTTTCTCTTCGGGCTCTGTTCAGCTACATTGGTCCCAATGGCCACCCAATCAGAGTGGTGCTCCTTCCAAGTGGTTTTGCACCAGTAAAGGGCTTTTGGGAGCTGGACCTAGTGGAATCATGGCTGCTGATGCTATTGTTACAGACTCTGGAGCATTGCATGTGGCTGGTGTTCCCATAGTAAACCCGTCAACTGTTGTTGTATGGGAAGTTACACCCGGCCCTGGAAATGGTTTCCAAGTCATCCCAAAAACAAGCGTGAACAATGAAGTCCCCCCCTCACTTAATCCTCCTTCTTGGGATGGTTTTGCACCACTGGCTGCATATCTGTTTAGCTGGCAGGAATATTTGTTATTAGAAGCAAAACAAGGCGTGAAAAAGACAGAACAGGATTACAGTGATATGGTAATACTTCATTGTTCTCCCGTTTCCAACTTCTCAGCATATGTAAGTCCTGAGGCTGCTGCTCAATCGGCAGCTACAACAACTTGGGGTTCTGGTGTCACTGCTGTTGCCTTTGATCCAACACGTGGTGGTTCCGTAATCTCTGTTGTGATAGTTGAAGGTATTTACTTTTATATTGACTCACATTGATCTTTTTATTCACCTTTACATGTTTGCTTAAATTTTCATCAGCTGGTGTGCCCACATTTAGACTGCTTTATGCTCGTTACATCCGCACAAACTTTCAGTAACATCTGTTCATTAGCTTCATTCATATGCATTCATTCtttcaataaagacctttttgggGGATGGGAAGATCTGTGCTCTGGCTCACCTCAACATTGGCAACACAATAGAAAGAGAACACATTCCTTCAGGACGTGTGTTTATCCAAATGTAATGACTTTGACTCTCTGTGCAGGACAGTACATGTCCCCCTACGACCCTGATGAAGGTCCTTCAGTCACTGGCTGGAGAGTTCAACGTTGGGAATCATCTGTTGAGAATGTTGTGATCCATCAGATATTTGGGAATCCTAGCTCCAATTTTGGTGGCCAGGCACCTAAGCAAACAGTTTGGGTGAGTAAAGTGAATAAATGCATTCCAGCACCTAGTGAATTTAAATGTCCCGGAGGAGTGGCCATACCACCAATCCGTGGTGGAACTCTTGAATCTGGTGTTGAGAAAAGAGTCAGTTTTGATCCTTTTGATCTGCCTAGTGATATAAGAACACTTGCTCGGATAGTGTACTCTGCTCATGGCGGTGAGATTGCTGTTTCTTTTCTTCAAGGTGGGGTTCATGTTTTCTCTGGTGCAAACTTCGCAGTTGTTGATAGCTACCAGATTAATGTTGGCTCTGCCATTGCTGCTCCTGCATTCTCTTCTACCAGTTGCTGTTCAGCATCTGTTTGGCATGATGGTAGCAAGGATTGTACTATATTGAAAATTATACGGGTCCTTCCTCCTGTTCCTAGTAGTCAAGCAAAAGCAAACTCTGCAATGTGGGAGCGAGCTATTGCTGAGAGGTACGTTGAGTAGATAGTTCAAAGGTTGTTCCGTTGAGCATAATCTTACATATGCTGATTTAATTCGAGTCTGCCTATATTATATTGAGTGTGAATTGGTTTAGTTATTCTGCATGTAATGCCTCTGAAGCTTTTTAGTTCCGTGTAGGTTTTGGTGGAGTCTTTTGGTCGGAGTTGATTGGTGGGATGCAGTTGGCTGTACACAAAGTGCTGCAGAGGATGGCATTGGTAAGAGGGCTTAATTCCTCTATTTAGGTTGTAAAGTTATACTGTCCAGGTATACGGTAGCACATTAGTCTTGACAGGGGAACAAAACCATTCTCATGTAATTATGTCTCAGTGGCAGGATGCTGCAAATGTTGGCATGCTCGATAACTTATTAGTGTATGGGTCTGGAATTGAAACAAGTCATTCTGCACTCATCTCCaaaaaaccaaaacaaaaagGAGAAAGAAATATCAGATTGATTCCCATTGTGTTTGTCCCACCAATCAGACCTATTTTCATTGTCATTAAAGGATTTGAATCAAACATCCTCTTAGGGGGCTTTTACTTTTGGATGATAGCTTAGATTTACAATAAATAGGATTGAGTATTTAAAGGATTACATGATCTAACAAGCTCAAAGTTGTTCAATTCGTTAAAAGTTTGTGATGATTAGCCTCTATTATTTTGTATATATCAAGCTATCACTTAAAGTAAACACCCCCTTCGCGTTCTCTTATGGCCTCATTTACTAAAAAGATTGATGCTGATAGCTGTTCACTCTCCTACTAATATGGATAGGACAATAATAATTGGAGTGAATAAACAAGAAGTGCATATGTGTCGGATACTTTATGTTCAACTATGGTTTTGCTTCTTGCTGATTGGTGTAAACTTAATGTTCCAGTATCGCTGAACAGTGTCATTGCTGTACTGGATGCTGATTTCCACTCCCTTCCTTCAACTCAACACAGGCAGCAGTATGGACCTGTATGTTAGTTGAtgctcattttcattttctagtTTGCAATGTATGATAGAATCTTTTTGGCATAGCGTACATCTGGAGACATGATTTCAGAACTTTCATAACATTTATCTGGAAAATGCAGAGTTTGGACAGAATAAAGTGTAGGCTGCTTGAAGGTACGAGTGCTCAAGAGGTTAGAGCCATGGTCCTTGACATGCAAGCAAGGTTGTTGCTGGACATGCTCGGTAAAGGAATTGAATCAGCTTTAATAAATCCTTCAGCTTTAGTGCAAGAACCTTGGCAAGCATCTGGTGAGACATTATCTAGTATTGATGCTGACGCAATGGCTGTTGATCCAGCACTTGTTCTCAGTATTCAGGTTTGTCTCTTTCGGGTTGCCTTATTTCCTGATATTTTGATATCTTTTGCATTTATAAAACCTTTCTTCTTAGAGAACATTTTGTGCATGTGCACCGACATTTATATGCTTTGGAGTTCCATTTATAGTGCCAACCTTAGTTACTGCGTGATGATTCAGGCTTATGTTGATGCGGTCCTTGATCTGGCTTCACACTTCATTACACGTTTGCGACGTTACGCAAGCTTCTGTCGTACACTGGCAAGTCATGCTGCTACCTCAGGTACAGGAGGAAGTCGTAATTTGGTGACAAGCCCTACCCAAAGTACTTCTGCTCCTGCAACAACTCAGGGTGAGTATACAATGTTAGTCCCAGATATGGTTACAAGATTCTGGTCTGGATAAAAGAATTTTACTGCCCTCAGCTCAAGCTTATTAAGTGGGCTTTCTCCTTTTTTATGTTATCCTGACCTTTGCAAAACCTTGCGGACTTCATCTTCAGCTCCACAAGGTGGAACCACAAGCTCCACAGGTAGTACTCAGATGCAAGCCTGGGTACAAGGCGCTATTGCAAAGATCAGTAGTACGAATGATACTGTTCCAAGCGCAGCTCCAAACCCCATAACTGGCCCTTCAACCTTTATGCCGATAAGTATCAATACGGGAACATTTCCAGGAACTCCAGCTGTCAGGCTCATTGGAGACTGCCATTTCCTTCACCGATTATGCCAACTTCTgctattttgttttttctttcgaCGAACACAACTTCCCCGCTTTATTGGAGCTGCGCAAAGAAATAACGATTCATCGGTCCAAAAGCCTCAGATTGGTATGTTGAGCAAATCAGAAGAAACCAACTCAATAACTGCAAAACCTGCATCAGCTGCTATCAGATCGGAAGAAACACAGCCAAGAACTGGACAGGTAGGAAATGGTGCGAAGGCACCTGAAGAAGGTCCGACTAGccggtcaagattaggttccggTAATGCTGGTCAAGGATATACATTTGAGGAGGTAAAGTGGTCATATTCAAGACAGCGAGACGAATTAGAAACTCGTTTTATGCTTATTTGAGCTGTTTTTCTGTATTGTaagaagggaaaaagaaaaaattacttAATTTCAACATTGATACCTTACATGACACTTATATAGGTTCTTATGTTTCATCATGTTTATGCACCTGAGCCTGTTTAGACTACGAATCTAATCTTAGGTTCTCTTGTGTGCTTCAACTAACACGATCAATTATCTTTTGAATATACTTCTTAATGTAATATACAAGTAGCATGAAATTGTTATTCTAAACCTTTACTTGCTTCTTGTATTTAATATTTccattatttgataaaataaaacaacCATTTGGAAAAGGACGTTCGTTACCAGAACTAAGCAAGTAATATTGTTTTATAAAATACCGATTTACTATTGCACTTGGAAATTGACAATGTTGTTGTCATCATTTTGGATACCCTCAGTTGTTTTGCTTATATCTTTGGTTTATATGATTTCCGTGCAGGTAAAAGTCCTTTTTCTTATTCTTATGGATCTCTGTCGAAGGACATCAGGGTTGCAACATCAACTGCCTCTTTCACAGGTTGGGAGCAGCAACATCCAGGTCCGCCTTCACTACATTGATGGAAACTATACAGTTTTACCAGAGGTTGTTGAAGCATCACTTGGCCCTCATATGCAGGTACAATAATGGTAGATGAAGTTATATACTTGGTTGATGTAACGCCCCCATCCCTTGCGAATAGGAGATGctaccaaaaatattcattcatttcatttctttaatattaatttaagtataacatttttaatatattgtaagaaaattataaataaataaattaaaaaggttTGGGGTAGTAGAGTTGATAACTTCTCATAGGATTTTTTTGTCTGCGGTGTTGGAGTCTGAGCACATTATGATCTCATTCCTTCCACTTATGTTCTTCTGCAGAATATGCCCCGGCCTAGAGGTGCAGATGCTGCAGGTCTTCTTCTTCGTGAGTTGGAACTCCATCCTCCGGCTGAAGAATGGCACAAGAGGAATATGTTTGGAGGACCCTGGTCAGACCGAGTTGGTACGAGTCTATCAGATGAGGGTACTAAATATAAGAGCTCAGTGAATTTGGCTGACCCAAGTTCATCTGATAATGTTGATGCTTACAATGGAACTCACACCCTGTGGCCAAGAAAGCGTAGGATGTCCGAACGAGATGCAGCTTTTGGATTGAATACCTCCGTGGGCCTGGGCGCCTACTACGGTATCATGGGATCCCGAAGAGATGTTGTAACAGCCGTCTGGAAAACAGGGCTTGAAGGAACTTGGTACAAGGTAGGCTCTTCTCATTTAGCATTAAATTCAACCTCTTGTGTTAATATCTTCATTTGCAGTTACTACAAAGAAGCTGCGACTTTTGTTTTCCCTTTGAAATGCAAGAAGCTGTCTTGATGAAAGTTCCATTATTTCCTATGATTAATTTAAGATAAACATGTATCATActtgtaaaatattttatttatgtgctCCATAATATGTACATATTCAATTTTGATGCAGTGCATAAGATGCTTGCGGCAAACGTGTGCTTTTGCTTCACCTGGTTCTGCTACTCCCTCCAATCAGAACGAGAAAGAAACATGGTGGATCAGCCGCTGGTCGTATGGGTGCC
The genomic region above belongs to Salvia miltiorrhiza cultivar Shanhuang (shh) chromosome 5, IMPLAD_Smil_shh, whole genome shotgun sequence and contains:
- the LOC130985566 gene encoding mediator of RNA polymerase II transcription subunit 16 isoform X2, with the translated sequence MDCAVAWCGKLNCIACASETCARIPSSTANPPFWIPIHIVIPERPTECTVFNVIADSPRDSVQFIEWSPTSCPRALLIANFHGRITIWTQPSQGPANLVKEASCWQLEYEWRQDIAVVTKWLSGASPYRRLSARSSGSTKSTFEEKFLSQQPHAPAGWPNFLCVCSVFSSGSVQLHWSQWPPNQSGAPSKWFCTSKGLLGAGPSGIMAADAIVTDSGALHVAGVPIVNPSTVVVWEVTPGPGNGFQVIPKTSVNNEVPPSLNPPSWDGFAPLAAYLFSWQEYLLLEAKQGVKKTEQDYSDMVILHCSPVSNFSAYVSPEAAAQSAATTTWGSGVTAVAFDPTRGGSVISVVIVEGQYMSPYDPDEGPSVTGWRVQRWESSVENVVIHQIFGNPSSNFGGQAPKQTVWVSKVNKCIPAPSEFKCPGGVAIPPIRGGTLESGVEKRVSFDPFDLPSDIRTLARIVYSAHGGEIAVSFLQGGVHVFSGANFAVVDSYQINVGSAIAAPAFSSTSCCSASVWHDGSKDCTILKIIRVLPPVPSSQAKANSAMWERAIAERFWWSLLVGVDWWDAVGCTQSAAEDGIVSLNSVIAVLDADFHSLPSTQHRQQYGPSLDRIKCRLLEGTSAQEVRAMVLDMQARLLLDMLGKGIESALINPSALVQEPWQASGETLSSIDADAMAVDPALVLSIQAYVDAVLDLASHFITRLRRYASFCRTLASHAATSGTGGSRNLVTSPTQSTSAPATTQAPQGGTTSSTGSTQMQAWVQGAIAKISSTNDTVPSAAPNPITGPSTFMPISINTGTFPGTPAVRLIGDCHFLHRLCQLLLFCFFFRRTQLPRFIGAAQRNNDSSVQKPQIGMLSKSEETNSITAKPASAAIRSEETQPRTGQVGNGAKAPEEGPTSRSRLGSGNAGQGYTFEEVKVLFLILMDLCRRTSGLQHQLPLSQVGSSNIQVRLHYIDGNYTVLPEVVEASLGPHMQNMPRPRGADAAGLLLRELELHPPAEEWHKRNMFGGPWSDRVGTSLSDEGTKYKSSVNLADPSSSDNVDAYNGTHTLWPRKRRMSERDAAFGLNTSVGLGAYYGIMGSRRDVVTAVWKTGLEGTWYKCIRCLRQTCAFASPGSATPSNQNEKETWWISRWSYGCPMCGGTWVRVV
- the LOC130985566 gene encoding mediator of RNA polymerase II transcription subunit 16 isoform X1, translated to MNNITNTTNSKQPPPDPLPPSAPTAAKESELEPSSPGSASSDKADDAAAGEEDVVMTDKDSAAAAAANSTEDSMDEDSGTPATVFHIKLKQPKSNLLHKMSVPELCRTFSAVAWCGKLNCIACASETCARIPSSTANPPFWIPIHIVIPERPTECTVFNVIADSPRDSVQFIEWSPTSCPRALLIANFHGRITIWTQPSQGPANLVKEASCWQLEYEWRQDIAVVTKWLSGASPYRRLSARSSGSTKSTFEEKFLSQQPHAPAGWPNFLCVCSVFSSGSVQLHWSQWPPNQSGAPSKWFCTSKGLLGAGPSGIMAADAIVTDSGALHVAGVPIVNPSTVVVWEVTPGPGNGFQVIPKTSVNNEVPPSLNPPSWDGFAPLAAYLFSWQEYLLLEAKQGVKKTEQDYSDMVILHCSPVSNFSAYVSPEAAAQSAATTTWGSGVTAVAFDPTRGGSVISVVIVEGQYMSPYDPDEGPSVTGWRVQRWESSVENVVIHQIFGNPSSNFGGQAPKQTVWVSKVNKCIPAPSEFKCPGGVAIPPIRGGTLESGVEKRVSFDPFDLPSDIRTLARIVYSAHGGEIAVSFLQGGVHVFSGANFAVVDSYQINVGSAIAAPAFSSTSCCSASVWHDGSKDCTILKIIRVLPPVPSSQAKANSAMWERAIAERFWWSLLVGVDWWDAVGCTQSAAEDGIVSLNSVIAVLDADFHSLPSTQHRQQYGPSLDRIKCRLLEGTSAQEVRAMVLDMQARLLLDMLGKGIESALINPSALVQEPWQASGETLSSIDADAMAVDPALVLSIQAYVDAVLDLASHFITRLRRYASFCRTLASHAATSGTGGSRNLVTSPTQSTSAPATTQAPQGGTTSSTGSTQMQAWVQGAIAKISSTNDTVPSAAPNPITGPSTFMPISINTGTFPGTPAVRLIGDCHFLHRLCQLLLFCFFFRRTQLPRFIGAAQRNNDSSVQKPQIGMLSKSEETNSITAKPASAAIRSEETQPRTGQVGNGAKAPEEGPTSRSRLGSGNAGQGYTFEEVKVLFLILMDLCRRTSGLQHQLPLSQVGSSNIQVRLHYIDGNYTVLPEVVEASLGPHMQNMPRPRGADAAGLLLRELELHPPAEEWHKRNMFGGPWSDRVGTSLSDEGTKYKSSVNLADPSSSDNVDAYNGTHTLWPRKRRMSERDAAFGLNTSVGLGAYYGIMGSRRDVVTAVWKTGLEGTWYKCIRCLRQTCAFASPGSATPSNQNEKETWWISRWSYGCPMCGGTWVRVV
- the LOC130985566 gene encoding mediator of RNA polymerase II transcription subunit 16 isoform X3 encodes the protein MSGARILQLLRSGSQELLLRLSARSSGSTKSTFEEKFLSQQPHAPAGWPNFLCVCSVFSSGSVQLHWSQWPPNQSGAPSKWFCTSKGLLGAGPSGIMAADAIVTDSGALHVAGVPIVNPSTVVVWEVTPGPGNGFQVIPKTSVNNEVPPSLNPPSWDGFAPLAAYLFSWQEYLLLEAKQGVKKTEQDYSDMVILHCSPVSNFSAYVSPEAAAQSAATTTWGSGVTAVAFDPTRGGSVISVVIVEGQYMSPYDPDEGPSVTGWRVQRWESSVENVVIHQIFGNPSSNFGGQAPKQTVWVSKVNKCIPAPSEFKCPGGVAIPPIRGGTLESGVEKRVSFDPFDLPSDIRTLARIVYSAHGGEIAVSFLQGGVHVFSGANFAVVDSYQINVGSAIAAPAFSSTSCCSASVWHDGSKDCTILKIIRVLPPVPSSQAKANSAMWERAIAERFWWSLLVGVDWWDAVGCTQSAAEDGIVSLNSVIAVLDADFHSLPSTQHRQQYGPSLDRIKCRLLEGTSAQEVRAMVLDMQARLLLDMLGKGIESALINPSALVQEPWQASGETLSSIDADAMAVDPALVLSIQAYVDAVLDLASHFITRLRRYASFCRTLASHAATSGTGGSRNLVTSPTQSTSAPATTQAPQGGTTSSTGSTQMQAWVQGAIAKISSTNDTVPSAAPNPITGPSTFMPISINTGTFPGTPAVRLIGDCHFLHRLCQLLLFCFFFRRTQLPRFIGAAQRNNDSSVQKPQIGMLSKSEETNSITAKPASAAIRSEETQPRTGQVGNGAKAPEEGPTSRSRLGSGNAGQGYTFEEVKVLFLILMDLCRRTSGLQHQLPLSQVGSSNIQVRLHYIDGNYTVLPEVVEASLGPHMQNMPRPRGADAAGLLLRELELHPPAEEWHKRNMFGGPWSDRVGTSLSDEGTKYKSSVNLADPSSSDNVDAYNGTHTLWPRKRRMSERDAAFGLNTSVGLGAYYGIMGSRRDVVTAVWKTGLEGTWYKCIRCLRQTCAFASPGSATPSNQNEKETWWISRWSYGCPMCGGTWVRVV